From the bacterium genome, the window ACGACGGCGTCGCGACGTTCCTCAACGAGGTGTTCGACTTCGGTCCCCCGCCGCCGTCGCGGGGCTACGTCGGGAACAGCGAAAGCCGGCTGGTGCACTTCGGCGTCTGCAACCACCTGCCCGCGAGCGCGTTGCGCGTGCCCTTCGCGACCCACGCGGAGGCCGCGGCCGCCGGCTACCGCGACTGCCCCGTGTGCTTCACCGACCTCGAGATCCTGCCCTTCCCCAACTACGTGAGCCACCGCACGTCGGGACTGACCGAGGCCCACGCCTTCGAACTCGTGTACCCCCGCGTCGAGGACGCCGCGCTCCAGGCGCGCCTCGACGGCCTGGGCCGGACCGTGCTCGACGGCTGGCCCCTCGAACCGGCCGGCTTCGACTACGAGTTCCGCATCGTGCACGCGGACATGCCCCTGGCCGCCTCGTTCCGCACCGGCATCGTCATCGTGTCGGACATGCTGCTGGCGGCCGCCGAGTCGGACGAGGAGATCCTGCTCGTGTTGGCCCACGAGATCGCCCACTGCGAGCTGCACCTGCCGCCCCGCTCGCCGTTCGAAAGCGTGCAGTTCGGCCCCCTGCTGGCCGAGAAGTGGTACACGGCGTTCCACAACTGGAACAACTTCCTGCAGATGTCGGCCGACCTGGTCGCGCTCTACTGGTTCCAGGTGCAGCCGGAGGGAGCGTGGGACATCGACCGCGCCCGCGCCGCCCTGGCCAAGGTGCAGTTCGCGACCGGCGAGACCGACCGCATCTCGGGCGAGGGCGGCCGGCCGTGGGGCCTGCACGACCGCCTGCAGCTCTTCAACAGCGCCTCGTTCCGGCCCGGCAACGGCCGGTCGGTCACCGTGGGCTACGACGGCGAGGAGGACGTCCGCTACGTGGCCCGCCTGCTGGGCCTGCTCCGCATCGGCGACAGCACGAAGGTGCTGGCCGTCATCCTGCTCGAGACGACCGACTACACCGACGAGGCCACGGTCGTCTCCGAGCCCTTCCGCACGAACGGCTACCTGCGCGACGCCGACGGGACCGAGCGCCAGTTCACCATCAGCGCCTACCTGGCGCGCCCCAACTACGCGACGGTCGTGATCGGCACCATGGAGTTCGAGAACGCGTTCCACAAGTTCCGCACGGGCGCGACGGAAGGCGTCGTGCTGCATGGATTGCGGGGCGTGAAGAACTGGCGGGTCGAGGCCGTGGGCGGGGACTAGGCGCGTGAGGTGTGCCCTCGCGGTGACGGCGCGCCGTGCGCGGGGCGCGCCGTCACCGGATGGGGTTATCCCTGCAGCATCTCCGGCGCATACGTGAACAGCGACAGCACGCCCCCCTGCGGATCCTGGATCACGCTGAACCGCCCCGTGTGCGGGATGTCCGTGGGCGGCATGATGATCGTGGCGCCCAGCTCGGCGGCCCTGGCCTGGGCGGCGTCCACGTCGGGTACGGTGACGTAGCTGAGCCAGTAGGGCGGGGCGCCGTGGGCGCGGGCCTCGTCGGGGAGGTCCATGATGCCGCCGTGGTGGACGCCGTTCAGCTCGAAGAAGTGGTAGGGGACCTCGCAGTCGCCGACCGGGATGTCCGCCGTCCCGATGTTCCACCCGAACAGCTTCGCGTAGAACTCGGCGGCCCCGGCGGCGTCGGTGGTCATGCACTCGTTCCAGCAGAAGACGCCGGGGGTGCCCTTGGGCGGATCGGCTGGGGCGTCGTCCTTGGAGTGCCACATGCAGAAGTGGGCGCCCTGGGGGTCGCGCATCATGGTGAATGAGCCGGGACCGACATCCTGGGGGCCGAAGAGGATG encodes:
- a CDS encoding VOC family protein → HHGLFCWYDLVTTDLAASIAFYTKLLGWEVKQVDTGTHPYHMIHAGERPVGGMVQHDPGEGHPTHWLPYIFSDDLAASGEVAAQHGATILFGPQDVGPGSFTMMRDPQGAHFCMWHSKDDAPADPPKGTPGVFCWNECMTTDAAGAAEFYAKLFGWNIGTADIPVGDCEVPYHFFELNGVHHGGIMDLPDEARAHGAPPYWLSYVTVPDVDAAQARAAELGATIIMPPTDIPHTGRFSVIQDPQGGVLSLFTYAPEMLQG
- a CDS encoding M48 family metalloprotease translates to MSSRFVRHSAGTCFVIAAIVLLAAAPTAQAKLSRDRAKATFDEFNAQPRGVRPEFLAYPNYTLLLGEQDYVCHIPRALRRLGAAGETFRLRKLRVKHTYVELEVETLGKTRLKIVLRDRSFLRQEFLDDGVATFLNEVFDFGPPPPSRGYVGNSESRLVHFGVCNHLPASALRVPFATHAEAAAAGYRDCPVCFTDLEILPFPNYVSHRTSGLTEAHAFELVYPRVEDAALQARLDGLGRTVLDGWPLEPAGFDYEFRIVHADMPLAASFRTGIVIVSDMLLAAAESDEEILLVLAHEIAHCELHLPPRSPFESVQFGPLLAEKWYTAFHNWNNFLQMSADLVALYWFQVQPEGAWDIDRARAALAKVQFATGETDRISGEGGRPWGLHDRLQLFNSASFRPGNGRSVTVGYDGEEDVRYVARLLGLLRIGDSTKVLAVILLETTDYTDEATVVSEPFRTNGYLRDADGTERQFTISAYLARPNYATVVIGTMEFENAFHKFRTGATEGVVLHGLRGVKNWRVEAVGGD